A single window of Montipora capricornis isolate CH-2021 chromosome 14, ASM3666992v2, whole genome shotgun sequence DNA harbors:
- the LOC138031333 gene encoding adhesion G protein-coupled receptor E2-like, whose translation MEETAQGYEGDGTNCSGKVQSYQDIDECSSENNCQVNATCRNTVGSYNCTCKKGYGGDGGGCPDIDECSSENDCHVNATCTNSLGSYNCTCNKGYEGDGRNCSDIDECSSENKCHVNATCTNTKGSYNCSCQNGFEGDGRNCTDIDECSSEENECDVNARCCNTIGSYNCICKKGYGGGGRNCSDIDECSSENECHVNATCTNTIGSYKCTCKKGYKGDGTNCSDIDECSSENECNMNATCTNTIGSYICTCIKGYIGDGINCIGKVHENTGLITTDDDTFVLQASRI comes from the exons atggaagaaactgctcag GGATATGAAGGAGATGGAacaaactgctcaggtaaagtccaGTCTTATCAAG acattgacgagtgttcatctgaaaacaactgtcaagTGAATGCCACCTGTAGAAATACCGTAGGATCTTACAACTGcacttgcaaaaaaggatatGGAGGAGACGGAGGAGGCTGCCCAG acattgacgagtgttctTCTGAAAATGACtgccacgtaaatgccacatgTACGAATTCCTTAGGGtcttacaattgcacttgcaaCAAAGGATATGAAGGAGACGGtagaaactgctcag acattgacgagtgttcatctgaaaacaaATGTCACGTGAATGCCACATGTACGAATACCAaaggatcttacaattgcagTTGCCAGAATGGATTTGaaggagacggaagaaactgcaCAG atattgacgagtgttcatctgagGAAAATGAATGTGACGTGAATGCTAGATGTTGCAATACCATAGGATCCTACAATTGCATTTGCAAAAAGGGATATGGAGGAGgcggaagaaactgctcag atattgacgagtgttcatctgaaaacgagtgccacgtgaatgCCACATGTACAAATACTATAGGATCTTACAAATGTACTTGCAAAAAGGGATATAAAGGAGATGGAacaaactgctcag atattgacgagtgttcatctgaaaacgagtgcaacatgaaTGCCACCTGTACgaataccataggatcttacaTTTGTACGTGCATAAAGGGATATATAGGAGATGGAATAAACTGCATAGGTAAAGTGCATGAGAATACCGGTCTTATCACTACTGATGACGATACTTTTGTTTTGCAGGCCTCGCGTATATAA
- the LOC138031335 gene encoding latent-transforming growth factor beta-binding protein 1-like: MNATCTNTIGSYICTCIKGYIGDGINCIDIDECSSENECHMNAICTNSIGSYNCMCKKGYEGNGRNCSDIDECSSENECHVNATCTNTIGSYNCICKKGYGGGGRNCSDIDECSLENECHVNATCTNTIGSYSCICKPGYEGDGTNCSGKVQSYQDIDECSSENNCQVNATCTNTVGSYNCTCKKGYGGDGGGCPDIDECSSENDCHVNATCTNSLGSYNCTCNKGYEGDGRNCSDIDECSSENKCHVNATCTNTKESYNCSCQNGFEGDGRNCTDIDECSSEENECDVNARCCNTIGSYNCICKKGYGGGGRNCSDIDECSFENECHVNATCTNTIGSYKCTCKKGYEGDGTNCSDIDECSSENECNMNATCTNTIGSYICTCIKGYIGDGINCIGKVHENTGLITTDDDTFVLQASRI, from the exons atgaaTGCCACCTGTACgaataccataggatcttacaTTTGTACGTGCATAAAGGGATATATAGGAGATGGAATAAACTGCATAG atattgacgagtgttcatctgaaaacgaATGCCACATGAATGCCATCTGCACGAATAGCATAGGATCCTACAATTGCATGTGCAAAAAGGGATATGAAGGGAatggaagaaactgctcag ACATTGATGAGTGTTCATCAGaaaacgagtgccacgtgaatgCCACCTGTACaaataccataggatcttacaattgcatTTGCAAAAAGGGATATGGAGGAGgcggaagaaactgctcag acattgacgagtgttcattagaaaacgagtgccacgtgaatgCTACCTGTACAAATACCATAGGATCCTACAGTTGTATATGCAAACCGGGATATGAAGGAGATGGAacaaactgctcaggtaaagtccaGTCTTATCAAG acattgacgagtgttcatctgaaaacaactgtcaagTGAATGCCACCTGTACAAATACCGTAGGATCTTACAACTGcacttgcaaaaaaggatatGGAGGAGACGGAGGAGGCTGCCCAG acattgacgagtgttctTCTGAAAATGACtgccacgtaaatgccacatgTACGAATTCCTTAGGGtcttacaattgcacttgcaaCAAAGGATATGAAGGAGACGGtagaaactgctcag acattgacgagtgttcatctgaaaacaaATGTCACGTGAATGCCACATGTACGAATACCAAAGAATCTTACAATTGCAGTTGCCAGAATGGATTTGaaggagacggaagaaactgcaCAG atattgacgagtgttcatctgagGAAAATGAATGTGACGTGAATGCTAGATGTTGCAATACCATAGGATCCTACAATTGCATTTGCAAAAAGGGATATGGAGGAGgcggaagaaactgctcag atattgacgagtgttcatttgaaaacgagtgccacgtgaatgccacatgtacaaataccataggatcttacaaATGTACTTGCAAAAAGGGATATGAAGGAGATGGAacaaactgctcag atattgacgagtgttcatctgaaaacgagtgcaacatgaaTGCCACCTGTACgaataccataggatcttacaTTTGTACGTGCATAAAGGGATATATAGGAGATGGAATAAACTGCATAGGTAAAGTGCATGAGAATACCGGTCTTATCACTACTGATGACGATACTTTTGTTTTGCAGGCCTCGCGTATATAA
- the LOC138031336 gene encoding fibrillin-2-like, producing MNATCTNTIGSYICTCIKGYIGDGINCIDIDECSSENECHMNATCTNSIGSYNCMCKKGYEGDGRNCSDIDECSSENECHVNATCTNTIGSYNCICKKGYGGGGRNCSDIDECLLENECHVNATCTNTIGSYSCMCKQGYEGDGTNCSGKVQSYQDIDECSSENNCQVNATCTNTVGSYNCTCKKGYGGDGGGCPDIDECSSENDCHVNATCTNTLGSYNCTCNKGYEGDGRNCSDIDECSSENKCHVNATCTNTKGSYNCSCQNGFEGDGRNCTDIDECSSEENECDVNARCCNTIGSYNCICKKGYGGGGRNCSDIDECSSENECHVNATCTNTIGSYKCTCKKGYEGDGTNCSDIDEWSSENECNMNATCTNTIGSYICTCIKGYIGDGINCIDIDECSSENECHMNATCTNSIGSYNCMCKKGYEGDGRNCSDIDECSLENECHVNATCTNTIGSYNCICKKGYGGGGRNCSDIDECSSENECHVNATCTNTIGSYSCMCKQGYEGDGTNCSGKVQSYQGNITTVADSSFPFFCTVCVSFNDVMFWHVNLLVIAKLFCLE from the exons atgaaTGCCACCTGTACgaataccataggatcttacaTTTGTACGTGCATAAAGGGATATATAGGAGATGGAATAAACTGCATAG atattgacgagtgttcatctgaaaacgaGTGCCACATGAATGCCACCTGCACGAATAGCATAGGATCCTACAATTGCATGTGCAAAAAGGGATATGAAGGGGatggaagaaactgctcag acattgacgagtgttcatcagaaaacgagtgccacgtgaatgCCACCTGTACaaataccataggatcttacaattgcatTTGCAAAAAGGGATATGGAGGAGgcggaagaaactgctcag acattgacgagtgtttATTAGaaaacgagtgccacgtgaatgCTACCTGTACAAATACCATAGGATCCTACAGTTGTATGTGCAAACAGGGATATGAAGGAGATGGAacaaactgctcaggtaaagtccaGTCTTATCAAG acattgacgagtgttcatctgaaaacaactgtcaagTGAATGCCACCTGTACAAATACCGTAGGATCTTACAACTGcacttgcaaaaaaggatatGGAGGAGACGGAGGAGGCTGCCCAG acattgacgagtgttctTCTGAAAATGACtgccacgtaaatgccacatgTACGAATACCTTAGGGtcttacaattgcacttgcaaCAAAGGATATGAAGGAGACGGtagaaactgctcag acattgacgagtgttcatctgaaaacaaATGTCACGTGAATGCCACATGTACGAATACCAaaggatcttacaattgcagTTGCCAGAATGGATTTGaaggagacggaagaaactgcaCAG atattgacgagtgttcatctgagGAAAATGAATGTGACGTGAATGCTAGATGTTGCAATACCATAGGATCCTACAATTGCATTTGCAAAAAGGGATATGGAGGAGgcggaagaaactgctcag atattgacgagtgttcatctgaaaacgagtgccacgtgaatgccacatgtacaaataccataggatcttacaaATGTACTTGCAAAAAGGGATATGAAGGAGATGGAacaaactgctcag ATATTGACGAGTGGTCATCTgaaaacgagtgcaacatgaaTGCCACCTGTACgaataccataggatcttacaTTTGTACGTGCATAAAGGGATATATAGGAGATGGAATAAACTGCATAG atattgacgagtgttcatctgaaaacgaGTGCCACATGAATGCCACCTGCACGAATAGCATAGGATCCTACAATTGCATGTGCAAAAAGGGATATGAAGGGGatggaagaaactgctcag ACATTGATGAGTGTTCATTAGaaaacgagtgccacgtgaatgCAACCTGTACaaataccataggatcttacaattgcatTTGCAAAAAGGGATATGGAGGAGgcggaagaaactgctcag acattgacgagtgttcatcagaaaacgagtgccacgtgaatgCCACCTGTACAAATACCATAGGATCCTACAGTTGTATGTGCAAACAGGGATATGAAGGAGATGGAacaaactgctcaggtaaagtccaGTCTTATCAAGGTAATATCACGACCGTTGCTGacagttcttttccttttttttgcacGGTTTGCGTGTCCTTTAATGACGTGATGTTTTGGCACGTTAACCTCCTGGTCATCGccaagttgttttgtttggaaTAA